In Malus sylvestris chromosome 16, drMalSylv7.2, whole genome shotgun sequence, the following are encoded in one genomic region:
- the LOC126608694 gene encoding histidine kinase 3-like: MDTQEQNQVHKNDHAPVVQEEYAPVIFAQDTIRHVISFDVLSGKEDRQNVLRARESGKGVLTAPFRLLKTNRLGVILTFAVYKRNLSSNATPNERIQATVGYLGGVFHIESLVEKLLQQFASKQTILVNVYDTTNQSHPIRMYGSNVSDDGLPHISSLSFGDPLRNHEMRCRFKHKPPWPWLAITTSIRILTIALLVGYIFHATVNRIAKVEDDFHKMMEPKKQAEAADIADFEFLATVFHGIRTPMNHVRGMSKMLMDTNLDDTQLDYIQTALSCGRRVVSLANGFLESLAIGLLDPKLEAVRFYLRPILDDVLSCFKTEYQEKVEWAVYVSDQVPDMLIGDLRRFRKVITNLMWNSIKFTEKGHIFVTVHLVEELIGSIDVETESSPKNTLSGSPVADRRRSWGGFRCFGQNGSASGFSLSPDLIHIIVSVEDTGVGILPLEAQHLVFSPSTDLGHIDRGIETRIRISQRSVSLVKGELGFVTIPKIGSTCTFTAVFTNASSSSNELTIQQISSQSNAASSEFNGMTALVVDQRPVRAKMSRYHIQRLGIRVVVVSDLYEGLSSINCGSTTINMVLVEQEVWDKDSGTSALFVRNLRKIDGQVPPNLFILTNSITSCRIRSATSGVPTPTVIMKPLMASMLAASLQRAMGAGKANLRNGELPSLSLRDLLFCRRILIIDDDNAKLRVAADDLEKHGAWVECADNGKRAILLLKPPHHFDACFMDIQMPEMDGFEATRRIRDMERNISNRIQDGKVYVKDYKGIQAWHVPILGMTADVIQSTHEECTKCGMDGYVSKPFETDQLYREVSRLFLSTRLQVYRGVGDGERTGIGLAVSEEKENKTRKNQSEEEVAVGGRRGEGREKERGPSA, from the exons ATGGATACCCAGGAACAAAACCAGGTTCATAAGAATGACCATGCCCCAGTAGTTCAGGAAGAATATGCTCCTGTTATCTTTGCACAGGATACCATTAGACATGTCATCTCTTTTGATGTGCTGTCCGGGAAG GAAGATCGACAAAACGTGTTGCGTGCAAGAGAATCGGGAAAGGGGGTTCTAACTGCTCCTTTTCGGCTGCTTAAAACAAACAGACTTGGAGTAATACTGACATTTGCTGTCTACAAAAGAAATCTGTCCTCAAATGCAACTCCAAATGAAAGAATTCAAGCGACTGTTGG GTATCTTGGTGGAGTCTTTCATATTGAGTCACTAGTGGAGAAGTTACTTCAACAATTCGCTAGCAAGCAAACCATCCTTGTGAACGTGTATGACACAACCAATCAGTCGCATCCAATCAGGATGTATGGTTCAAATGTGTCAGATGATGGATTGCCTCACATCAGCTCCTTAAGTTTTGGAGATCCCTTAAGGAACCATGAGATGCGGTGCAG GTTCAAACATAAGCCACCATGGCCGTGGTTGGCCATTACGACTTCTATTAGGATCCTCACAATTGCATTGCTTGTTGGCTACATTTTCCATGCAACTGTAAACAGGATTGCCAAAGTGGAGGATGATTTCCATAAGATGATGGAGCCCAAGAAACAGGCCGAGGCAGCTGATATTGCCGATTTTGAG TTTCTTGCAACTGTTTTTCACGGGATCAGAACCCCAATGAATCATGTCCGAG GAATGTCAAAAATGCTAATGGACACAAACCTGGATGATACTCAACTAGATTATATCCAAACTGCCCTGAGTTGTGGAAGACGTGTAGTCTCACTTGCAAATGGATTCCTGGAATCACTTGCAATTGGACTCCTGGACCCGAAGCTTGAGGCAGTGCGTTTTTATCTGCGACCTATTCTGGATGATGTTTTGTCCTGCTTTAAGACGGAGTATCAAGAAAAAGTAGAG TGGGCGGTATACGTCTCAGATCAGGTTCCTGATATGCTTATTGGTGATCTCAGAAGGTTTCGGAAGGTTATCACCAATCTCATGTGGAATTCAATCAAA TTCACAGAGAAAGGACACATCTTTGTCACGGTTCATCTTGTCGAGGAGCTGATCGGCTCAATAGATGTTGAGACTGAATCATCACCGAAGAACACTTTGAGTGGTTCCCCCGTTGCAGATAGACGCCGCAGTTGGGGAGGATTTAGGTGTTTCGGCCAAAATGGATCTGCAAGCGGTTTTTCATTGTCACCTGACCTCATCCATATTATTGTATCTGTTGAGGACACAGGAGTTGGAATCCTCCCTCTAGAAGCCCAACATCTTGTTTTCTCACCTTCTACGGATTTGGGACATATAGATAGAGGAATTGAAACGAGGATACGGATAAGCCAGCGTTCGGTTAGCCTCGTGAAAGGGGAACTTGGGTTTGTTACCATTCCGAAGATTGGTTCCACATGTACATTTACTGCTGTTTTCACCAATGCCAGCTCCAGTTCAAATGAGTTAACGATCCAGCAAATCAGCAGCCAGTCAAATGCTGCATCCTCAGAATTTAATGGCATGACAGCATTAGTAGTGGACCAAAGACCTGTTAGGGCCAAGATGTCAAGATACCATATACAACGGCTTGGAATTCGTGTTGTAGTAGTTTCTGATTTGTATGAGGGTTTATCTAGCATAAACTGTGGGAGTACAACTATCAATATGGTCCTTGTCGAACAGGAAGTCTGGGATAAAGATTCGGGAACTTCGGCTCTCTTTGTCCGTAATTTAAGGAAAATTGATGGACAGGTTCCTCCGAACCTGTTCATTCTTACCAACTCTATTACCTCATGCAGAATAAGGTCTGCAACTTCAGGTGTCCCTACCCCAACTGTCATCATGAAGCCTCTCATGGCAAGCATGCTTGCTGCCTCACTGCAAAGAGCCATGGGAGCTGGTAAGGCAAATCTCCGGAATGGGGAGCTCCCAAGTTTGTCTCTCCGCGACCTTCTGTTCTGCAGAAGAATTCTTATTATAGATGATGATAATGCGAAACTCAGAGTAGCTGCCGATGATTTGGAAAAGCATGGGGCATGGGTGGAATGTGCAGACAATGGTAAAAGGGCAATCTTACTGCTTAAGCCGCCCCACCATTTTGATGCCTGCTTCATGGATATCCAGATGCCAGAGATGGATGG GTTTGAAGCTACAAGGAGAATACGTGATATGGAACGCAATATCAGCAACCGTATTCAAGATGGCAAAGTTTATGTGAAGGATTATAAAGGTATTCAAGCATGGCATGTACCCATTCTGGGCATGACTGCTGATGTAATTCAGTCTACCCATGAGGAATGCACAAAGTGCGGAATGGATGGATATGTTTCAAAACCATTCGAAACTGACCAGCTTTATCGCGAAGTTTCCCGTTTGTTCCTATCTACAAGACTACAAGTTTATAGAGGTGTTGGGGATGGGGAGAGGACTGGGATTGGATTGGCAGtttcagaagaaaaagaaaataaaaccagAAAAAACCAGTCGGAGGAGGAGGTGGCCGTGGGAGGGAGAAGGGGGGAagggagagaaaaggagagggGGCCGTCAGCCTAA